In Vanrija pseudolonga chromosome 4, complete sequence, a single window of DNA contains:
- the qutD_2 gene encoding putative quinate permease encodes MAGGVKKPINVFRSGAFKSKHFQKLIHYDTFSKSEQTNVKANISSMVLMGSVAGSLFAFFVCDRIGRLWATRQLCVWWVVGMAMVLGNNGNIGLVYAGRFIAGFGIGQTPVVGPVYLAEIAPASVRGLCTCVFTGNVYLGINLAYWSNYGAERGLGSDVAARWMIPTSLHIMFATLIFTLSWFQYESPRYLVKKDRIEEATRTMSKIRRLPEDHPYVVNEISAIKFAHDTEVAATKDMTIWGMIKQTLSNKQNLFRLYLTTSVQFLSQWSGAGSITIYAVDLFEILGITGGETSLLVTAVFGLVKLFAAILCALFLVDVIGRKRSLLIGITLQTISMLYVASFLTSQPKLGVDKSYHLPANKKGISMGAIAMIYISGFGWALGWNSMQYLLTSELFPLNIRAVATSWAMALHFLNQYANARAVPNLLEPLSHGGITPAGTFWSFACITIIGGAWVWFFVPETAGRSLEDMDKLFELPWYKIGRYGNAFADEQDEIERHAEDEKADKALHLEHAVSNTTATVPALSKQNV; translated from the exons ATGGCCGGTGGAGTCAAGAAACCCATCAACGTATTCCGCTCTG GCGCCTTCAAGTCCAAGCACTTCCAGAAGCTCATCCACTATGACACGTTCTCCAAGTCGGAGCAGACCAACGTCAAGGCCAACATTTCGTCCATGGTTCTGATGGGTTCGGTTGCCGGTTCGCTCTT CGCCTTCTTCGTCTGTGACCGCATCGGTCGTCTCTGGGCCACTCGCCAACTCTGCGTCTGGTGGGTCGTCGGCATGGCTATGGTTCTCGGCAACAACGGCAACATTGGTCTCGTGTACGCTGGTCGCTTCATCGCCGGCTTTGGAATTGGTCAAACCCCCGTTGTCGGCCCCGTCTACCTCGCTGAAATCGCCCCGGCCTCTGTCCGTGGTCTCTGCACTTGTGTGTTCACTGGCAACGTCTACCTCGGTATCAACCTCGCCTACTGGTCCAACTATGGCGCTGAGCGCGGTCTTGGATCGGacgtggcggcgcgctggatGATCCCGACATCGTTGCACATCATGTTCGCGACGCTCATTTTCACGCTTTCTTG GTTCCAGTACGAGTCGCCCCGTTACCTCGTCAAGAAGGACAGGATCGAGGAGGCAACCCGCACTATGAGCAAGATCCGTCGCCTGCCAGAGGACCACCCCTACGTCGTCAACGAGATCAGCGCCATCAAGTTTGCCCACGACACTGAGGTCGCTGCTACTAAGGACATGACGATCTGGGGCATGATCAAGCAGACCCTCTCCAACAAGCAGAACCTCTTCCGTCTCTACCTCACGACCTCGGTCCAGTTCCTCTCCCAGTGGTCGGGTGCCGGCTCGATCACAATCTATGCCGTCGACCTGTTTGAGATTCTCGGCATCACTGGCGGCGAGACCTCACTCCTTGTGACCGCTGTCTTTGGTCTCGTCAAGCTCTTTGCCGCCATCCTCTGtgccctcttcctcgtcgacgttATTGGCCGCAAGCGCTCGCTGCTCATCGGTATCACGCTCCAGACCATCTCGATGCTCTACGTCGCTTCGTTCCTCACCTCCCAgcccaagctcggcgtcgacaagaGCTACCACCTGCCTGCCAACAAGAAGGGCATTTCCATGGGCGCCATCGCCATGATCTACATCTCCGGTTTCGGCTGGGCCCTCGGCTGGAACTCGATGCAGTACCTGCTCACCTCGGAGCTCTTCCCTCTCAACATCCGTGCCGTCGCCACGTCTTGGGCCATGGCTCTCCACTTCCTCAACCAGTACGCCAACGCGCGTGCCGTCcccaacctcctcgagccGCTCTCGCACGGCGGCAtcacgccggccggcaccTTCTGGTCGTTTGCCTGCATCACCATCATTGGTGGCGCGTGGGTGTGGTTCTTTGTGCCCGAGACTgccggccgctcgctcgaggaCATGGACAAGCTCTTCGAGCTCCCCTGGTACAAGATTGGCCGCTACGGCAACGCgttcgccgacgagcaggacgagatcgagcgccacgccgaggacgagaaggccgacaaggcgctccacctcgagcacgctgTGTCCAACACCACTGCCACGGTCCCTGCCCTCAGCAAGCAGAACGTCTAA